The Prunus persica cultivar Lovell chromosome G7, Prunus_persica_NCBIv2, whole genome shotgun sequence genome has a segment encoding these proteins:
- the LOC18769380 gene encoding 60S ribosomal protein L38, with protein sequence MPKQIHEIKDFLLTARRKDARSVKIKRSKDAVKFKVRCSKYLYTLCVFDTEKADKLKQSLPPGLSVQDL encoded by the exons ATG CCGAAGCAAATCCATGAGATTAAGGATTTCCTTCTAACTGCAAGAAGGAAGGATGCACGCTCTGTCAAAATCAAGAGGAGCAAAGATGCAGTCAAGTTTAAGGTTCGATGCTCCAAGTACCTTTACACACTTTGTGTGTTTGATACCGAGAAGGCCGACAAGTTGAAGCAATCCCTTCCTCCAG GTTTGAGCGTGCAGGACCTGTGA